The following proteins come from a genomic window of Balearica regulorum gibbericeps isolate bBalReg1 chromosome 9, bBalReg1.pri, whole genome shotgun sequence:
- the KCNE4 gene encoding potassium voltage-gated channel subfamily E member 4 yields MDHANITLTMLDAESRNTEKNNSNEYFYILIVMSFYGIFLIGIMLGYMKSKRKEKKSNLLLLYKDEEREWGEAVKPLPTISGLKSVQIPMMLNMLQESMVPSLSCAICSMEGSSVSSESSSPDVHFTIQEEVLDAELGEVSETLLNESSEGSAENIHKNS; encoded by the coding sequence atggACCATGCAAACATCACCCTAACCATGCTTGATGCTGAATCCCGCAACACGGAGAAGAACAACAGCAATGAGTATTTTTACATTCTGATCGTCATGTCTTTCTATGGGATCTTCCTGATAGGGATAATGCTGGGCTACATgaaatccaaaagaaaagagaagaagtcCAATTTGCTTCTGCTTTACAAAGATGAGGAGAGAGAATGGGGGGAAGCTGTGAAGCCTCTACCAACCATATCGGGGCTGAAATCTGTCCAGATCCCCATGATGCTGAACATGCTGCAGGAGAGCATGGTGCCGTCCCTGTCCTGCGCCATCTGCTCAATGGAAGGCAGCAGTGTGAGCTCCGAATCCTCCTCCCCAGACGTGCACTTCACCATCCAGGAGGAAGTGCTGGATGCTGAACTGGGGGAAGTGTCAGAAACGCTCCTCAACGAGAGCAGCGAGGGATCTGCAGAAAACATCCACAAGAACTCCTAG